One Rosa chinensis cultivar Old Blush chromosome 5, RchiOBHm-V2, whole genome shotgun sequence genomic region harbors:
- the LOC112202513 gene encoding dnaJ protein ERDJ2-like, whose product MEKKVVVDHYQVLGLPSGEEGAKLEDKEITKAYRAKALELHPDKRPNDPNANAEFQRLNASYEILNDPNARKQFDSSLRLEDKPSEPTPTSEPPPSKNEDLDQGYLFVVGLLIFVLAPMVFPESRSRSSTSNRLGSYIEGFFKLPKRERSDLWSGMIRLGQYFKRRPPPPQATTNQEPQVEDHEDNHESLVEDHEDIEDWVMV is encoded by the exons ATGGAGAAGAAAGTGGTCGTAGATCACTATCAGGTTCTTGGTTTACCGTCTGGTGAGGAAGGGGCCAAGCTTGAGGACAAAGAGATCACAAAGGCGTACAGAGCAAAGGCTTTGGAGTTGCATCCAGACAAGAGACCAAACGATCCCAATGCGAATGCCGAGTTCCAAAGGCTCAACGCATCTTATGAGATACTCAATGATCCAAATGCCCGGAAACAGTTCGACTCTTCTCTGAGACTTGAGGACAAGCCTTCGGAACCAACACCAACCTCTGAACCACCACCAAGTAAGAATGAGGATCTTGACCAGGGTTACTTGTTTGTGGTTGGTTTGTTAATCTTTGTTTTAGCCCCCATGGTTTTTCCGGAATCGAGATCCAGAAGCAGTACGTCGAATAGATTAGGTTCTTATATAGAAGGGTTCTTTAAATTACCCAAACGTGAAAGATCGGATCTCTGGTCGGGGATGATTCGACTAGGTCAATATTTTAAACGCAGACCACCTCCTCCTCAGGCTACCACCAATCAAGAACCACAAGTAGAAGATCACGAAGATAATCATGAATCACTAGTAGAGGATCATGAAGATATTGAG GATTGGGTGATGG
- the LOC112203059 gene encoding uncharacterized protein LOC112203059: MDPHNLYQQEFLNSIAPGGLPSHKLALKLGAPILLLRIIDPKSGLCNRTRLIYRGFFPNFIDAEILTGHFKGTRVFLRQIPIKPSKNVKLPFSLIHRQFPIRFSFALTINKAQGQTIPNVGAYLPNHVFSHGQLYVALSRGVSIQTIKVLIKNSAIKEEPGAHTRNVVFKDVLTSCQRQ; encoded by the coding sequence ATGGACCCTCACAACTTATATCAACAAGAATTCCTAAATTCTATAGCTCCAGGTGGTTTGCCCTCTCATAAGTTAGCTTTGAAATTGGGTGCACCCATATTGCTGCTTAGAATTATTGATCCAAAAAGTGGGCTATGCAACAGGACAAGGTTAATATATCGCGGGTTCTTTCCGAATTTTATTGATGCAGAGATTCTCACCGGCCATTTTAAGGGTACAAGAGTTTTCCTACGACAAATTCCTATAAAGCCTTCAAAAAATGTGAAGCTTCCGTTCTCTCTCATACATCGGCAGTTTCCTATTAGATTTAGCTTTGCACTAACAATAAACAAAGCTCAAGGCCAAACAATTCCAAATGTTGGTGCGTACCTCCCTAATCACGTCTTCAGCCATGGCCAGCTTTATGTAGCTTTATCAAGGGGAGTATCCATACAAACAATCAAGGTCCTAATCAAGAATAGTGCCATTAAAGAAGAACCTGGAGCTCACACAAGGAATGTTGTATTCAAAGATGTTCTAACGTCATGCCAGAGGCAATGA